The sequence below is a genomic window from Rudanella lutea DSM 19387.
GCGTAACCGGCTCAATACCCGCAAGCCCCGGCGGTTGCTGACCGATGATTTGCCCGCTACCCTGACGGCCCGCGAACTGGAGGTGCTAAACCTCATTTGCCAGCAGCAAACGGCCCCCGAAATAGCCGAAAAGCTGTGTGTCAGCATTCGTACCATCGACGGGCACCGGGCCAGTTTGCTCGAAAAAACCGGTGCGCGCAATACGGCCGGATTGGTGTTGTTTGCTATTAAAAACAACCTGGTCGACCCCTCCATCCTGCTGTAAAAAAACGCCCGTATGTTGGGGAAATTGAGCGGGATGGTTCATGTTTGCAGGGCTGTCCACCTTTTTCTCCATGATTGAATACGACCCCAAAGACTGGCTCCGGTTCATTTTCTCGATCCACAAGGCCGATACCATTCGGAAACTGAGCCCCGTATTGGCGGCAATGGCGGCCTACTGTGCGCTGGTTGCCTACGTGGTCATCGAGTATGTGCATCCTGGTCCAGACTCCGACCTGAAAAACATCGCCATCATGCACTCGTTGCTGGGTTTTGTGATTTCGATGCTGCTCGTTTTCCGAACCAACACGGCCTATGACCGCTGGTGGGAGGGCCGCAAAGCCTGGGGAGCCCTCACCAACAACTCCCGAAACCTGGCCCTCAAGCTGGCCCACATTCTCGACCCGGCCGATACCGAGTCGCGGCAGTTTTTTCGGGCTATGATTCCCAATTACGCGGTTGCTCTGAAGAACCACCTGCGCGGTCGCCATCGACCTGAGGAGTGGACCGCTTGCCCCGGTTTCGACCCCCACAGCGTAGCCCCCGACCGGCATCAGCCCAATCAGATGGCCATGCGGCTCTTTGGGAAAATGGACGAACTGTACGGGCGGGGTACATTCAGGCCCGAGCATTTGCTGGTGCTCAACGATGAGTTTACGTCCTTTACCGATATCTGTGGCATTTGCGAACGGATACATACTACCCCGATTCCGTTTTCGTATTCGTCGTTTCTGAAAAAATTCATTGCGGTGTACTGCCTTACCCTGCCGTTTGGGTATGTGCTGTCGCTACATTACTGGGTGGTGCCGGTGGTGGTATTTGTGTTCTATGTGCTCGCCAGTCTTGAACTGATTGCCGAGGAGATAGAAGACCCCTTCGGTAACGATGCCAACGACCTGCCCACCGATCAGATGGCGGCCAACATTCGCAAGGCTGTGTCAGAGCTGCTCTGATGCCTCTGGTGAGCGAGACGCGAGGTGTTGCGTCTCTACGTATTTTTTGTGCAGACCAGTTTTATGTTCAGACGCGATGTGTCGCGTCTACCCTCTTCGTTATGCCAAACACCGAAACAACATCCCGCAACGACTTAGGAACCGCGCCGGTACAACGGCTTTTTTTTCGGTTTTACGTGCCCAGCCTGATCAGCATGGCGTCTATTGCGGCCCATCAGGTCATTAACGGCATTATTCTGGGGCAGCAGGTCGGTAAAGAGGCTCTGGGTGCCATTGGGCTCTACACGCCGGTGCTGTTGCTGTTTATTGCGTTTGTGCTCAGTATCATGATCGGCGGAGGGATTTTGTTTGCCCGGCACGTAGGGGGTGGCCGACTGGCCGAGGCCCGGCACGTTTTTGAGGTAGCTACCACGCTGGTGTTAGGGGTGGGCACGGTGGCGGCCCTGAGCACCCCCTGGATTACGGGGCCATTGGTCAGCTGGCTCGCGGCCGGTCAATCGCCCATCATGGTTCAGTACACCACCGAATGCACGTACTGGAATCTCCTGTTTACGCCTTTTTTTCTGATTCGGGTATTGTGGGGAGGCTTTCTATCGAACGACAATGCGCCCGGCATCACGAAGAATGCCACGGTGCTGGCGGCCATCCTGAACATTGTGCTCGACCTGGTTCTGGTGGTTGTATTCCCGTACGGGGTGGCCGGGGCGGCCATTGCTACTGGTCTGGCGCTGCTGGTTGCGGTGGTGTATCTGGCGGTGGCCATCGAACGGCGCAAGGGACATTTGAGCCTGCGCCGGTTTCGGTTGGGTCTTCGGTTTACCGAATGGCCCGAACTGTTCCGGCTCGGCTTTCCGTCGTTTGTGTCAGAAGTATCGGTAGCGTTTGGGTTCTTTCTAATCAACCGGAGCCTGCTGCCGTACGGCGCATTGGCGGTGTCGGCGTTTGGGGTGGTAAACCTGTTGAGCAATCTTTTCCTACGTCTGTTTACGGCTGCTATGCTCGCTATTCAGCCCATTATGGCATACAATATTGGCGCTCGCCAGCCGCACCGGGTCATCGAAACCCTCCGGTTTGCGTTGCTTTTCACCTTCATGGTGGGGGTGGGGGTGTATTTGATTGGCTTTTTCGGGTCCGATTTGCTCATCAATATCGTTTCGGCCGATGAGTCCGACGAGTTTAAGCAGGTGGCTACCCGCGCCATTATGCTGTCGTTTATCCTGTTTGCGGCTACCGGCCCCAACTACGTGCTGGTCATGTACATCCAGATAATTGGCCAGGCTACGCTGTCGACGTTGACCAACGTGGTTCGCGGATTCCTGCTGATTGCTTTGTTGCTGCTCGTGTTGCCGGAGCCGCTGGGAATGCACCTCAACGGCGTTTGGCTGGCCCGTCCTCTGGCCGAAGTGCTGTTGCTGCTGGGCCTGGGGTTGTTCTTATGGTATCGTCGCGATCGGTTTTTCAGCGACGATACCATTCTGCGCACCCGCTCCTAAACCGGAGTCCCCGGGTCTACCGTCCAGAATCGCTGCTAACCACCGGGCTGAGTGTCGACACCCCGTTTTCGTTGAACGCTTCGATGGCGAAGTAGTAGGGCACGCCTACGTTGAGAGCACGTAACTCAAAGCTACCGGGATGGTCGTGCCAGAACTGGTAGGTCTGGTAGAGTTTGTCGGGGGCAATACCCCAGCGAACGTTGTACCCAACGGCACCGGGCACTTTAGTCCAGGTCAGGTCAGCATTTCGTTCGTCTTTCTGGCGTTTGGCGGTCATGGTCGGGGTGGCCGGAGCTTTACCGAGTCCATTGCCAAATACCCGGAATCCGTTAATAGATAGGTGCTTGCCGGCTGTGTACACGTGTTCGTAGCGTACATACCGTGCCCGCACGGGTTTGCCATTGGTTCGGAGCGGAATTTCGACGTAGGCGCAGGTGTGATCTTTTTTAGGCTCCCTGGTCAGGTCGGCTACGGTTTCCCAGTTTTTGCCGTCGGTCGAAGTCAGGATTTTAAACTGCGTGTAAACCGTCGAATCGGAGTCGAAGATGGCGAGCTTGTAATCAAAGTAGTTGACCTGCACCGCCCGAATGTCGTGCTCGGAACCGAGGTCGGTGGTGAGCGTTTCGCCGGGGCGGTTTTGGCCCGCTACCCAAAACGTGCGCGGATTTTCGTCGGCCACCCGATCGGCGGTTACGGTGTCGGTGGGGGCCGTTGCCAGCGTTGAGGAGGCCCGTACCGGCTTTTTGTAGTTCAGCAACATCCAGCCCGTAAACGACTCATCGGGGGCCTGTCCCTGTAGGCTGCCCCATTTTTTGTCGGCCAACCGGTGCGGGAAATCCCCAAACCGAGTGTTCACATACATTTGGTCGTCTTTATCAAAACCGGCCGGGTTCATTACAATCCGGCGTTCCATGCCCCAGTTTACCCCAATCCAGGTGGTGCCGGTGTTCCAGTAGTTGCCAAAATTGTCGAGAAATGTGTTGCCGTGCCCGCAGCCTGTGGCGTAGCCTCCCGGCTTATAGGCTACGGGGTTGTAAGGAGCATACTCAAACGGCCCGAGCGGACTTTTGCCCACGTAGGTTCCGTTACCGTACACGTTGTATTCGGTGCCGGGCGCGCCATATTGCAGGTAGTATTTACCGTTATACTTGGTCATCCAGGCACCCTCGGTAAACGGTTTGAACGGGTCGGAGTGGTTGGGCCCGAACCTCTCCCAGCCGTGTTTGTACGGATCAAGCCAGAACATAGCCTTGTATGCTTCGGCCGGATTGTTGCCCGCGTAGGTCAGGTTACGACTCTTGTCGAGCTCAGCTCCAAACAGGGGGTACACGTTTGAAGAGCCCCAGTACATGTACCACTTGTCGGTGTCGGGGTCGTGAAACAGGGCCGGGTCCCAGGGGCCAATATCTTTGGGTAAGCGTGGTAGCCAGCGGTTATAAAACGTTAGTTTGCCTTTTTCGGGCTCTGTTGAGATGAAAATGGGCCGCTGCTCGAAGGTACTCTGAAACAGGTAGAGCGTGTCGCGCACCGACAGTGCCGCCGGGGCACACATATCTTCCATGGGCCACTTGTCGGGTACCACGTAGCGCCAGTTGACCAGGTCTTTGGAGTGCCACCAGCCCCCCTGAATGGTCACAAAGAGGTAATACTCGCCGGGATTATTCCCTTTTTTGTGGTTGATAATAACCGGGTCGGCACCCGACCGGTACGAAATTCGCTCGTTTAGCTGCTCAAAGTTGTACCGATAGCTGATGTCCATCGGGTTGCAGTACGTTTGGGCGGTCCGTTCGCCCGAGGGGTTGGTGAGCGGAGCTAAGGGCGCTACCTGAGCCAGCGCCGTGCTGCATCCGAACAGCAACAAGAATAGGCTACGCATTCAGAATAAGGTTTTATTGCCGGAGTCCGGTGGAGGTGTCTTGGGGTTCGTGCCGTAATTTACGTGTCTAATCCCGGCTTCCCACCATTCGGTCATACACCTCGTCGAAATCGGCATTTCGGCTTTGGCGGAAATGTTCGGCGTGATAATGATCGAGCTTGTCCAGAATTTGGGTCAGTAAGGCTTTCTCGCCATCGGTGAGCGAGCTGTAGGCCACGGCCCCCACGCGGTTCATCACGGGCATGGCCTGCTGAATCGTTTTCAGCCCCTCCGGCGTGATTTTCAGCCGTCTCGACCGGCGGTCCTGTTCGTCGGGGAACTCCTCAATATACCCCATTCGGATGAGCCGGTTTATTACGTCGGTGCCTGAGGCAAACTCCGCCATCATCTCGTAAATCAACTCACTTTTTTTGGGGGTGCCCATCTGCATGAGGGCAATCAGGTACACGGGCTCCTCAATCGACCGGAAATCGAAGGGTTGCATAGCCTTCTTGGAGTAGAAATAAGCATACTTGCCCAAGCGCCCCACCAGAGCCCCCAGCCGGGCCTCTACCTGAACCGGTACCGGCGAGCGGTAGATCTGTCCGGTCATACTTTCGAGCCACTGCTTATGGATGAGGCCGTCCTGATCGGGTATGTCTTCGGTGGTTTCTCCGGTCGATAGGCTTGCGTGCTCCGTCAGATAGTGCAGGCAGAACCCGGGCAGGTCGGCATTCGGCGTGTCTGCGCTGTAGCGGGCCCAGGCATTGACCAGCTCAATTACGTTAGCTTCTCCTTTATCCATTTTAAGTGAATGAACAATGTAAAATGTATAATGAACAATTGTGTTACCTGTTGATAATCAGCTATCTCATTGTACATTCTACACTATTCATTTTACATTTAATTCTGTCTGACTACTTACTATGATATAATACTAAACAGCTTGTTTAACCATAAAATTACTACGAAAATAAAATTTTAATGTGCTTGGTAGAACAAAAACTACGGATCCGTAGTAATATTGCAAAGCGATGAGGTAGTAGCTATGAATTCATAGTTTTTGCTGCGCGTTATGATCCGATCTTGAGTGTACAAACCCAACCAATGCCAACCGAACCGGTATGATTGCGGAATTGAAAGGCGCGGGCAAAGAATACCGCACCGGCGACCAAACGATTGTTGCCCTACAACCGACTACCTTACAACTGAATGAAGGTGAGTTGATGCTCATTATTGGGCCGTCGGGGTCTGGAAAAACCACCCTGCTCTCCCTGCTGGGCTGTGTTATTTACCCCAGCTACGGCGATTTATGGGTCAATGGGCAACATGTAAACCAGTTGAAAGAAACGGCCCTTGCCCGGCTCCGGCTCGACACCATCGGCTTTGTGTTTCAGAACTTCAACCTGCTGGCTCCCCTCACGGCTGAAGAAAACGTGATGATGCCCCTTCAGTTGCAGGGCGTGGGTAGTACCGAAGCCCGCGACCGCACCGAGCAGGCGCTTAAAACCGTTGGAATGACCGACCGCCGGAAAAACCTGCCCAAGCAGCTTTCGGGTGGGCAGCAGCAACGCATTGCTATTGCCCGTGCGCTGGTCACTAACCCAAAACTGGTCCTGTGCGATGAACCAACGGCTGCGCTCGATAAAGACTCGCTGGGGGTGGTCATGCGCGAACTTCGCACGCTGGCCGACGGTGGCAAGTCAGTGGCGGTAGTGACCCACGACCCCCGCCTGAAAGAATACGCCCACCGCATCGTGGAAGTAGATAATGGCTTTGTCCGCGAACTGGATAACCCTTCAGAACTATGACCACTTTCCAAACTACCATTAGTGTTGTTCCGGGCGCCATGCAGGTTGCCGACATCCCGAACGAGATCGCCCTGGGCTGGCTCAAAGACCACGGCAAGCGTTGCTGTTACCAACTCAACGGTGGTCAGCTCTATCACGCAGCCTTGCTCCCTCGGGCCGTTGGTGGCTATTACATTATTCTGAACAAGCAGGCTCGGGCCATAGCTGGCATCACAACTGGCAGCTCGGTGACCGTAACACTCACGCCCGACACCTCTGACTTTCAATGTGAGATGCCGGACGAACTGGCCGAAGTGCTGGCTACCGACCCCGAGGCCTATGAAGTTTTCCAAAGCCTTACACCCGGCCGGCAACGTAGCCTGATTTATTTGGTGACAGCGGTTAAATCGACCGACAAGCGAATTGAGCGGGCGCTGCGCGTTGCCAGAGCTTTACAAATTGGACAAACTGACCCCCGAAAAATTTTGAAATAATGAATGCAGCACAACGACCGATACTCTTTGGCTTAATAGCCATTGCTTTAGGTGCCTGTGGTGGGAAAAACGAGAAGTCGACCCAAACACAGGATTCCGTCCGAACGGTACAGACACCCAAACAGATCGACGAAGTGGTAGGTATTGCTATTATCGAACCAGCCGCCCGGATTTCGCAACTCTCAGCCGAGACCGGTGGTCTGATTCGAGCCATAAACGTTAACGTAGGCGATCAGGTTCAAAAAGGGCAGGTAATTCTGACGATGGACAATGCCGTGGAAACCGCTCAGCTACAGCAGGCCAACGTGAAGATAAAAACCCAGCAGGACGCTATCGAAACGGCCCGCCAGAACGTGCAGACGCTCCGCGTGCAGCTCGAAAAAGCCCAGGCCGATCTGAAACGCAACGAGACCCTTTTCGCCGGGAAAGCCCTTACCCCAAAAGACCTCGACGACTCGCGCTACGCCGTACAGAACCTGCAACAGCAGATTCGGGCGGCTGAGGCACAGGTGCGGCAGGCGCAGGGGCAGGTGGCATCGCTCCGGGCCGATATTCAATACGCCAATACCGTGGCGGGTCTCAAAACGGTAAAAGCCCCAACCTCAGGAACCTTGCTGAGTCTGGATGCCAAAGTGGGTCAATACCTGTCCAATAACCAGTCGATCGGGGAGTTTGCCCCCGCAGGCCCCCTGGTGGCTATTACAGAGGTCGACGAACTCTTTGCCCTTAAGGTCAAAGTGGGGCAAAAAGCCTATGTCCGGCCGCAGGGAAGCGACGAGCGCCTGAGCACAGGCACGGTGGTACTGGCCTCGCCATACCTCCGTAAAAAATCGCTCTTCGCCGACAATACCGCTAACCTCGAAGACCGGCGCGTGCGCGAGGTTAGGGTACAGTTAGACGACCCTGGCAAGGTAATTATCGGCGCACGGGTGGAGTGTGTGATTAGTGTAAAGTGATTTTTTATGACACAGAGATTCACGAAGGGATACGGAGATACACAGAGAATATAGGCGCAGAATAAAATCCTCTGTGTATCTCTGTTTTTCTCTGTGCATCTCTGTGTCCCAAAAACTATGTTCAGGACAGCTTACAAATTCATCCGTTACGACAAGGCCAAGTCATTGGGAGCATTGGCGGGTATTGTGATTTCGGTGTTTCTGGTGGGCCAACAGGCCGGTCTGTTTATCTTCCTCACCGACGCCATGCGTAGCATTGTGGACAACAACAAAGGCTACATCTGGGTGACGGATGAAACGACCACCAACGCCAATCAACTGAGCCTGCTCGATACCCGCAAAGGCAATGAGATAGCTTCGCTGCCGGGTGTCGAACGGGTGTACCCGGTGGTGGTGGCCACCGTAGGCGCCAAGTTTGCCAATGGTAAAACGAGCGGGCTGGCCCTTATTGGCTCGCAGGCACCCGGCTTTGTGGGTGGCCCGTGGCGGCTCTACACGGCCAAACCGCAGGATATGCTCCCCGATGGCGCCATCATCACCGACTTTTACGACGCCAAAGCTCACGGGGGGCTCAAACCGGGCGATTACTTTGAGGTCAACGGTAAAAAGGTGTACAACGCGGGCCTGACGCGCGGAGCCCGGTCGTTCGGTGGGGGATTACTCGCCTTTACAACCATCGAACGCGCCCGCTATCTCGGCAACGTATCGACCAATAAAGTCAGCTTTTATCTGGTGAAGCACAAACCGGGCGTCACCGAAGCGTCGGTTATTCAGGCGATCAACCAGAGCATCAACGGCGTGCGGGCCTGGAATGCTGATGCCCTCTCCGAAACCACCGTCCGCACGGTGCTGGCTACCAACGGCATTGCGGCTTCGTTTGGGAGCCTGATTGGTTTCGCCATCATTTCGGGACTGGTCATTATTGGCCTTACGCTTTACTCGGCCGCTATCGACCGGATCAAGGATTATGGCACGCTGAAAGCCATTGGGGCCACCAACGGCTACATCAGCCGTCTGATTCTGATGCAGGCCTTTTTGTTTGCCGTGGTCGGTTTTGTGGTGGGTCGGGGGCTGGTCGAAGGGTTTCGGTACGGGATTGCCCAGTCGGGTACATTGTTTTATTTCCCCGGCTGGTTCGATTTTGCCCTGTTTGCCGTGACCATTCTCATTTCGCTGGGCGGGAGTGTGTTTGCCATTCGTCGAATCAATTCACTGGAACCGGCAACTGTGTTTAGGGGATGATTGGTTGAGACGCAAGATGTTGCGTCTCCCCATCCGGCAAGAAAAAACCATCCGGTCTGGAGACGCAAGTTGTTGCGTCTCTACGGAACTACCAATTACCATTATGAGACTCCTTGGTTTCCTTTTGTTCTTTCACTCTTTCACTCTTTCGCTCTTTGGACAGTCGCCCATCTCGCTGCCAGAAGCGTTGAAACAGGCACAAGCCAACCGGCTCGAACTGACCAATGGGCAGCTTCAGGTGCAGCTCTCGGGTAGTGACGAGGCCCGCCGGCGGGCGCGGTGGCAACCGCAGCTCAATGCCGGGGCCGACCTTCGCTGGAATACCCAAATACAGCGCAGCGTGATCAAAAACGCGCCGTTCGCCAATAATCAGGATATTGTCCTTCGGTTTGGTACGCCCATCAATAACTTGCTGAATGTGCAGGCCGAGCAGAAGGTGTACGACGCCCAAAGCCGGGTAGAACGCGACATCAATCGGCTGAACGTAGAAAGCCAGCAGGCCACGCTCGAACGGCTGAACGTAGATGTGCGGCAACAGGTGACCGAAGCGTATTATCAGGCGGTATTTAATCGGGAGAAAAAACGGCTCTCGGAACAGGCGCGGATGCGGGCGCAGACGTACCTCGATCAGGCCAAAACGCGCCTACAGGCGGGCACCTTGCTCGAGTCAGACTACAATCGGTTTGTGCTCGACCTGAGCAATGCGGAATTAACTCTGCGGAACGACGGGCGGGATTACGCCCTCAGCCTCGACAACCTGCGCTACCGGATCAATAGCCCGAATGCGGTGGAACCGGCCGACTCACTAACGGCTCTGTTTACCCAGTTTCAGGCTGATGAACGCACCACAAATGAGCGTATCGAACTGCGGCAGGAAGACCTGAGCCGACAGCTGAACCTCCTGAACGAACGAAAAGAACAGGCCCGGCTGTTGCCCGTGGTGTCGGCTTACGGCGCGTATGCCGCCCAACAGCTTGCTGATACATTCAATCCGTTTGCGTCGGGCACGTGGTTCCCGTACAATTACGTGGGCCTGCGGGTCAATGTTCCGCTTTTCGATGGTCGGCAAACTCGCCTGAACCGGCAGGAGTATGTAACGAGGGCGCAAATCAACCAGAATACGCTACAACGGCTCCGCAACGATTTCGACTACGAAACCCGCGCGGCCCGCAATACTCTCGAACAAGCCCGCGAGAACCTGACCGAAACCCGGAAGAACATTGAACAGGCGCAGCGTATTCTGGCTATTGACCGGGTGCGGTTCGATGCCGGTACGCTTCTGCTGGCCGATTTCCGCAACAGCGAGTACGCGGTCCAGCAAGCCGAGAACAATTACCTCCGGGCGGTTTACGACGTACTGCTGGGGCAACTGCAGGTCCGGAAAGCGTTGGGGAGTTTGTGATTGGAAAGATTGTATAGATCGTTTGGCTAATAGTGGGGGCTCACCAGCCACCCCAATCCCTCACCACCTCGTAGCCAAACCGGGCAATCAGCCCAAATACGACTATCAGAAACAGCGCCCGGATAAATGCCGACCCGCGCCCGATGGCCATGCGGCTCCCGATAAACGACCCGGCCATGTTGCAGAGCATCATCGGGATGGCGAGTTCGTAGGTGACGTAGCCGTTCGTAATGAAGAAAATAAGCGACGATACATCGGCTACGACGTTGATGATTTTGGCCTGTGCCGAGGCCCGTAGGAAGTCGAAGCCGAGTAAACTCACAAACCCGAATACCAACAGACTACCTGTGCCCGGCCCCACAAAGCCGTTGTAAAACCCGATGGCTCCACCCAGTGCCCCGGCCAGCCACGGTAGCTTGTCGGGGGCTATCCGCAGGTTTTCTTCCTGTCCCAGTGTTTTGTTACGATAGGTATAGATGGCGATGCCTGTCATCAAAACCAGCATGATGGGTTTCAGCACGGCACCCGGTAGCAGGCTCGACAGCCGCGCGCCCAGAAACGAACAAATACTGGCCGCTACGGCCGCCCACAGCACAATAGGCCACGGCACGGCCACCCGCTGAACATATTGCCAGGCCGCTACACCCGTGCCCATAAACGACGAAAACCGGTTGGTGCCAATGACCCGCGGTACCGGAAAATGGGGGAAAAGCAGAAAGAGGGCGGGGATCTGAACCAGACCCCCACCGCCCACTACGGAGTCGATAAAACCGGCCGTCAGGGCCGTCAAACAAAGCAAAAAAAGGGTTGTAAACTCGGGCATACGCGACGACAAAAGGCCAAAATTATACTTTACGAGGAACTTTGCTTTCGTAAATGTTTCACATCAAGAGCAAAACAGGACCGAGTCAGCCGCTTAGACTCACTTTCGGGTGCCTACCCGTGGAACAGGTTTGGATAATTCTGCGTACCTATTGACTCGAATACCAAAATCGACAAACTTAGATAGTCCATTAGTTTAGGTTTCACCCTTTAAACAAACCGTGTGACACTATGAGACTTCAAATTCATGCTGTGCACTTTACGGCCGACCGTAGCCTGCTCGATTTCATCCAGGCGAAGCTGAACAAGTTAGACACTTTCCACGACCGCATTATCAGTGGTGAGGTGTTTCTGAAACTCGACGGGTCGGAAACCAACAAAGTGAAAGAAAAAGTCATGGAGGTGCGGCTGCTCATTCCGGGCAAAGAGCTCTTCGTGAAAGAACACGATAAGACGTTTGAAAGCGCCACCGACCGCGTGTTGGAGGTGCTCAAAGATAAATTGGTTCGTTGCAAAGAGAAACGCAACGACTTTTCGAGTTCAACCATTGCGCAGGCCAAAGAGCGCATGAAAATGGACGAACCCGTCGAAGTTGATTTAGACGATTAATACCTTATATCTCCTAACGTAAAA
It includes:
- a CDS encoding bestrophin family protein is translated as MIEYDPKDWLRFIFSIHKADTIRKLSPVLAAMAAYCALVAYVVIEYVHPGPDSDLKNIAIMHSLLGFVISMLLVFRTNTAYDRWWEGRKAWGALTNNSRNLALKLAHILDPADTESRQFFRAMIPNYAVALKNHLRGRHRPEEWTACPGFDPHSVAPDRHQPNQMAMRLFGKMDELYGRGTFRPEHLLVLNDEFTSFTDICGICERIHTTPIPFSYSSFLKKFIAVYCLTLPFGYVLSLHYWVVPVVVFVFYVLASLELIAEEIEDPFGNDANDLPTDQMAANIRKAVSELL
- a CDS encoding MATE family efflux transporter — encoded protein: MPNTETTSRNDLGTAPVQRLFFRFYVPSLISMASIAAHQVINGIILGQQVGKEALGAIGLYTPVLLLFIAFVLSIMIGGGILFARHVGGGRLAEARHVFEVATTLVLGVGTVAALSTPWITGPLVSWLAAGQSPIMVQYTTECTYWNLLFTPFFLIRVLWGGFLSNDNAPGITKNATVLAAILNIVLDLVLVVVFPYGVAGAAIATGLALLVAVVYLAVAIERRKGHLSLRRFRLGLRFTEWPELFRLGFPSFVSEVSVAFGFFLINRSLLPYGALAVSAFGVVNLLSNLFLRLFTAAMLAIQPIMAYNIGARQPHRVIETLRFALLFTFMVGVGVYLIGFFGSDLLINIVSADESDEFKQVATRAIMLSFILFAATGPNYVLVMYIQIIGQATLSTLTNVVRGFLLIALLLLVLPEPLGMHLNGVWLARPLAEVLLLLGLGLFLWYRRDRFFSDDTILRTRS
- a CDS encoding family 43 glycosylhydrolase; amino-acid sequence: MRSLFLLLFGCSTALAQVAPLAPLTNPSGERTAQTYCNPMDISYRYNFEQLNERISYRSGADPVIINHKKGNNPGEYYLFVTIQGGWWHSKDLVNWRYVVPDKWPMEDMCAPAALSVRDTLYLFQSTFEQRPIFISTEPEKGKLTFYNRWLPRLPKDIGPWDPALFHDPDTDKWYMYWGSSNVYPLFGAELDKSRNLTYAGNNPAEAYKAMFWLDPYKHGWERFGPNHSDPFKPFTEGAWMTKYNGKYYLQYGAPGTEYNVYGNGTYVGKSPLGPFEYAPYNPVAYKPGGYATGCGHGNTFLDNFGNYWNTGTTWIGVNWGMERRIVMNPAGFDKDDQMYVNTRFGDFPHRLADKKWGSLQGQAPDESFTGWMLLNYKKPVRASSTLATAPTDTVTADRVADENPRTFWVAGQNRPGETLTTDLGSEHDIRAVQVNYFDYKLAIFDSDSTVYTQFKILTSTDGKNWETVADLTREPKKDHTCAYVEIPLRTNGKPVRARYVRYEHVYTAGKHLSINGFRVFGNGLGKAPATPTMTAKRQKDERNADLTWTKVPGAVGYNVRWGIAPDKLYQTYQFWHDHPGSFELRALNVGVPYYFAIEAFNENGVSTLSPVVSSDSGR
- a CDS encoding MarR family winged helix-turn-helix transcriptional regulator, translating into MDKGEANVIELVNAWARYSADTPNADLPGFCLHYLTEHASLSTGETTEDIPDQDGLIHKQWLESMTGQIYRSPVPVQVEARLGALVGRLGKYAYFYSKKAMQPFDFRSIEEPVYLIALMQMGTPKKSELIYEMMAEFASGTDVINRLIRMGYIEEFPDEQDRRSRRLKITPEGLKTIQQAMPVMNRVGAVAYSSLTDGEKALLTQILDKLDHYHAEHFRQSRNADFDEVYDRMVGSRD
- a CDS encoding ABC transporter ATP-binding protein, translated to MIAELKGAGKEYRTGDQTIVALQPTTLQLNEGELMLIIGPSGSGKTTLLSLLGCVIYPSYGDLWVNGQHVNQLKETALARLRLDTIGFVFQNFNLLAPLTAEENVMMPLQLQGVGSTEARDRTEQALKTVGMTDRRKNLPKQLSGGQQQRIAIARALVTNPKLVLCDEPTAALDKDSLGVVMRELRTLADGGKSVAVVTHDPRLKEYAHRIVEVDNGFVRELDNPSEL
- a CDS encoding YdeI/OmpD-associated family protein gives rise to the protein MTTFQTTISVVPGAMQVADIPNEIALGWLKDHGKRCCYQLNGGQLYHAALLPRAVGGYYIILNKQARAIAGITTGSSVTVTLTPDTSDFQCEMPDELAEVLATDPEAYEVFQSLTPGRQRSLIYLVTAVKSTDKRIERALRVARALQIGQTDPRKILK
- a CDS encoding HlyD family secretion protein, encoding MNAAQRPILFGLIAIALGACGGKNEKSTQTQDSVRTVQTPKQIDEVVGIAIIEPAARISQLSAETGGLIRAINVNVGDQVQKGQVILTMDNAVETAQLQQANVKIKTQQDAIETARQNVQTLRVQLEKAQADLKRNETLFAGKALTPKDLDDSRYAVQNLQQQIRAAEAQVRQAQGQVASLRADIQYANTVAGLKTVKAPTSGTLLSLDAKVGQYLSNNQSIGEFAPAGPLVAITEVDELFALKVKVGQKAYVRPQGSDERLSTGTVVLASPYLRKKSLFADNTANLEDRRVREVRVQLDDPGKVIIGARVECVISVK
- a CDS encoding ABC transporter permease — translated: MFRTAYKFIRYDKAKSLGALAGIVISVFLVGQQAGLFIFLTDAMRSIVDNNKGYIWVTDETTTNANQLSLLDTRKGNEIASLPGVERVYPVVVATVGAKFANGKTSGLALIGSQAPGFVGGPWRLYTAKPQDMLPDGAIITDFYDAKAHGGLKPGDYFEVNGKKVYNAGLTRGARSFGGGLLAFTTIERARYLGNVSTNKVSFYLVKHKPGVTEASVIQAINQSINGVRAWNADALSETTVRTVLATNGIAASFGSLIGFAIISGLVIIGLTLYSAAIDRIKDYGTLKAIGATNGYISRLILMQAFLFAVVGFVVGRGLVEGFRYGIAQSGTLFYFPGWFDFALFAVTILISLGGSVFAIRRINSLEPATVFRG
- a CDS encoding TolC family protein, which gives rise to MRLLGFLLFFHSFTLSLFGQSPISLPEALKQAQANRLELTNGQLQVQLSGSDEARRRARWQPQLNAGADLRWNTQIQRSVIKNAPFANNQDIVLRFGTPINNLLNVQAEQKVYDAQSRVERDINRLNVESQQATLERLNVDVRQQVTEAYYQAVFNREKKRLSEQARMRAQTYLDQAKTRLQAGTLLESDYNRFVLDLSNAELTLRNDGRDYALSLDNLRYRINSPNAVEPADSLTALFTQFQADERTTNERIELRQEDLSRQLNLLNERKEQARLLPVVSAYGAYAAQQLADTFNPFASGTWFPYNYVGLRVNVPLFDGRQTRLNRQEYVTRAQINQNTLQRLRNDFDYETRAARNTLEQARENLTETRKNIEQAQRILAIDRVRFDAGTLLLADFRNSEYAVQQAENNYLRAVYDVLLGQLQVRKALGSL
- a CDS encoding sulfite exporter TauE/SafE family protein encodes the protein MPEFTTLFLLCLTALTAGFIDSVVGGGGLVQIPALFLLFPHFPVPRVIGTNRFSSFMGTGVAAWQYVQRVAVPWPIVLWAAVAASICSFLGARLSSLLPGAVLKPIMLVLMTGIAIYTYRNKTLGQEENLRIAPDKLPWLAGALGGAIGFYNGFVGPGTGSLLVFGFVSLLGFDFLRASAQAKIINVVADVSSLIFFITNGYVTYELAIPMMLCNMAGSFIGSRMAIGRGSAFIRALFLIVVFGLIARFGYEVVRDWGGW